A window of Hevea brasiliensis isolate MT/VB/25A 57/8 chromosome 14, ASM3005281v1, whole genome shotgun sequence contains these coding sequences:
- the LOC110635297 gene encoding UPF0481 protein At3g47200-like has protein sequence MDRNDMEITLQGIQMDEQESERLVPDSQEIPLPPKICIYRISTTIPKTNQVAYIPQVISIGPIHFGNPKLEMMEMQKHIYMDAFCKRVSKKTKKNLQASDLFRIIINHEEHIRNCYADYYPPSDEFLYMVLFDAVFIIEFVLRGLNPRYINDFIIVQPVLRKMVLLDLFLLENQLPYFVLDILYAELKEKEKFFKLVCDCFLIDNQNQVFNSLEDDKMLHFVGLMRYILCGAPQNWTWDSYRIKLKYSASKLHQAGVVFKVAEGCKSLLDINFESGVLKMPILEVDENFETVLKNVMALEQCHYQCESYICNYIFLMDHLINTAEDVDLLTEAGVIIHWLGSNKMMANLINNLCKGVEIYGSNYNNICRQLNEHYEDPYNHRKATLKLVYFSNLWRGTATVIATLLLIMTLIQTICSIKSLY, from the coding sequence ATGGATAGAAATGACATGGAAATCACTCTACAAGGAATTCAAATGGATGAACAAGAAAGTGAAAGACTAGTCCCCGATAGCCAGGAGATTCCTTTGCCGCCTAAGATTTGTATATACAGGATTTCCACTACAATTCCCAAAACAAATCAGGTAGCCTACATTCCTCAAGTAATTTCTATCGGCCCTATTCATTTTGGAAATCCCAAATTGGAGATGATGGAAATGCAAAAACACATATATATGGATGCATTCTGTAAAAGGGTAAGTAAGAAGACAAAAAAGAACTTGCAAGCAAGTGATTTGTTTCGCATTATTATAAACCATGAAGAGCATATACGCAATTGTTATGCAGACTACTACCCTCCTTCTGACGAATTTTTATACATGGTCTTGTTTGATGCGGTGTTTATCATCGAGTTTGTGTTGAGAGGCCTAAATCCTAGATATATAAATGATTTTATAATTGTTCAACCtgtgttgagaaaaatggtgTTACTGGATTTGTTTCTGCTTGAAAATCAGCTACCATATTTTGTTCTTGACATATTATatgcagaattgaaagaaaaagaaaaattttttaagcttGTATGCGACTGCTTCCTGATAGACAATCAAAATCAAGTTTTTAATTCCTTGGAGGATGACAAAATGTTGCATTTTGTTGGTTTGATGAGATACATTTTGTGTGGTGCACCTCAAAACTGGACATGGGATTCTTATCGGATCAAGCTCAAGTATAGTGCAAGTAAACTGCATCAAGCAGGAGTAGTGTTTAAGGTGGCAGAAGGCTGTAAGTCCTTGCTAGACATAAATTTTGAAAGTGGTGTGTTGAAAATGCCAATCCTTGAAGTCGATGAAAACTTTGAAACTGTGCTTAAAAACGTCATGGCATTAGAGCAGTGCCATTATCAATGTGAAAGTTATATCTGCAATTACATTTTTCTGATGGATCATCTTATCAACACTGCAGAAGATGTGGATTTGCTAACTGAGGCAGGAGTAATTATTCACTGGCTAGGTAGCAACAAAATGATGGCCAATTTGATTAACAATCTTTGCAAAGGAGTTGAGATCTATGGGTCTAATTACAATAATATTTGTAGACAGTTGAATGAACACTATGAGGATCCCTATAATCATAGGAAGGCAACCCTCAAACTCGTATATTTCAGCAATCTTTGGAGAGGTACTGCAACTGTTATTGCGACACTGCTACTGATTATGACTTTGATACAAACCATATGTTCCATCAAATCACTATATTAA